One genomic window of Halococcus salifodinae DSM 8989 includes the following:
- a CDS encoding HD domain-containing protein, with protein sequence MKTIKDSVHDHIEVAGVARDLLDTSAVQRLRHVRQLGTVDLVYPSANHTRFEHSLGVYHLADRALSHLGIEGRQAERVRAAALLHDVGHGPYSHNLEALVHRRTGKFHDDVDELLATGEVATILATHDLDPDRIAGLVAGEGRLGQLVSGELDVDRMDYLVRDAHHTGVPYGTVDHGRLVRELRFVDGELALAEGNVQTAESLLLARALMNPTVYSHPVARIGKAMLRRAAERLLDGDSDGENERGDEAIDAEDLRRMDDHDLLVALRSHDRTATDAARLGRRDLYKRAVWAELRDTPDEIVDADHATVREWEAEIADSAGVDAGDVILDVPARPSMTESSSRVVVSGEIRPLGRQSTLVEALNTTQRDQWRLGVYAPGNLTERVGTAAASVLGLDIDGTLVSDVRPGIHATLDEFATK encoded by the coding sequence ATGAAGACGATCAAGGACAGTGTCCACGACCACATCGAGGTCGCGGGCGTCGCGCGGGACCTCCTCGACACCTCCGCCGTCCAGCGCCTCCGCCACGTCCGCCAGCTTGGTACTGTCGATCTCGTCTACCCCTCCGCCAACCACACTCGCTTCGAACACAGCCTCGGCGTCTACCACCTCGCCGACCGTGCCCTCTCCCATCTCGGCATCGAGGGTCGCCAGGCCGAACGCGTCCGGGCGGCCGCGCTGCTCCACGACGTCGGCCACGGTCCCTACAGCCACAACCTCGAAGCCCTGGTTCACCGCCGCACCGGGAAGTTCCACGACGACGTCGACGAGCTCCTCGCGACCGGGGAGGTCGCCACGATTCTCGCGACCCACGACCTTGATCCCGACCGGATCGCGGGCCTCGTCGCGGGCGAGGGCCGGCTCGGCCAGCTCGTTTCTGGAGAACTCGATGTCGACCGGATGGACTACCTGGTGCGAGACGCCCACCACACCGGCGTTCCCTATGGGACTGTAGATCACGGCCGGCTCGTCCGGGAGCTCCGGTTCGTCGACGGCGAACTCGCGCTGGCGGAGGGCAACGTCCAGACCGCCGAATCGCTGCTGCTCGCGCGGGCGCTGATGAACCCGACAGTGTACAGCCACCCCGTCGCGCGGATCGGCAAGGCGATGCTCCGGCGCGCGGCCGAGCGGCTGCTCGACGGCGACAGCGATGGGGAAAACGAACGCGGCGACGAGGCGATCGACGCCGAGGATCTCCGCCGGATGGACGACCACGACCTCCTCGTGGCACTCCGGAGCCACGACCGGACCGCGACGGACGCCGCACGACTCGGTCGACGGGATCTCTACAAACGCGCGGTCTGGGCCGAACTCCGCGATACGCCCGATGAGATCGTGGACGCAGATCACGCGACCGTCCGCGAGTGGGAGGCAGAGATCGCCGACAGCGCCGGGGTCGACGCCGGCGACGTGATCCTCGACGTGCCCGCGCGCCCGAGCATGACCGAGTCCTCCTCGCGGGTCGTGGTGAGCGGCGAGATCCGGCCGCTCGGCCGCCAGTCGACCTTGGTCGAGGCGCTCAACACTACCCAGCGCGACCAGTGGCGGCTCGGCGTGTATGCGCCAGGCAACCTCACCGAGCGGGTTGGAACGGCCGCCGCCTCGGTGCTCGGCCTCGACATCGACGGCACGCTCGTCTCGGACGTCCGGCCGGGCATTCACGCGACGCTCGACGAGTTTGCGACCAAGTGA
- a CDS encoding SDR family oxidoreductase: MSDVAAPDLDGRTAFITGTTRGIGKAIALSLADRGCNVVSTGKTVDDTDSDLDGTIHETADECEARGVASHAIQLDLRDAEAVAAAATEAIDVFGEVDIVINNASAIEIANIESMPANRFDLMTAVNVRGTYLTSRAFVPHLREIGGGRILTNAPPVAMDRGPGKAAYAWSKMGMTFVTLSLAGELEADGIAANAFWPVTAIDTRATRYFGMGTEDDWRSPAIVADTVLELLDRDTEYTGNAVYDEEVLREAGVDDFAEYNLTEGDPAPLSAQMFDPDYERPV; the protein is encoded by the coding sequence ATGTCCGACGTGGCTGCCCCGGATCTCGACGGTCGCACGGCGTTCATCACCGGGACGACACGGGGAATCGGCAAGGCGATCGCCCTCTCTCTCGCCGATCGTGGTTGCAACGTCGTCTCGACAGGCAAGACCGTCGACGACACGGATTCAGATCTCGACGGGACGATCCACGAAACCGCCGACGAGTGCGAGGCGCGCGGCGTCGCTTCCCACGCCATCCAGCTCGATCTCCGCGACGCCGAGGCGGTCGCCGCGGCCGCCACGGAGGCGATCGACGTCTTCGGCGAGGTCGACATCGTCATCAACAACGCCAGCGCGATCGAGATCGCGAACATCGAGTCGATGCCCGCGAACCGCTTCGACCTCATGACGGCGGTCAACGTCCGCGGGACGTATCTCACGTCCCGCGCGTTCGTCCCGCACCTGCGCGAGATCGGTGGCGGGCGGATCCTGACGAACGCGCCGCCGGTGGCGATGGATCGCGGGCCGGGGAAGGCCGCCTACGCATGGTCGAAAATGGGGATGACGTTCGTCACGCTCTCGCTCGCCGGCGAGCTCGAAGCCGACGGGATCGCGGCCAACGCGTTCTGGCCGGTGACCGCGATCGACACCCGCGCGACGCGGTACTTCGGCATGGGCACCGAGGACGACTGGCGCTCGCCCGCCATCGTCGCGGACACGGTGCTCGAACTCCTCGATCGCGACACCGAATACACCGGCAACGCGGTCTACGACGAGGAAGTTCTCCGTGAGGCCGGCGTCGACGATTTCGCCGAGTACAACCTCACCGAGGGCGATCCGGCACCGTTGTCCGCGCAGATGTTCGATCCCGACTACGAACGACCCGTGTAG
- the cofD gene encoding 2-phospho-L-lactate transferase, giving the protein MVTFLSGGTGTPKLLPGAESVFDPADTTVVCNTGDDVEIAGHLVCPDLDTVLFERGGVLDRERWWGIDGDSTNTHDELRALSEESGFDTGPRYLPDERQTDGRDLARWRRFSGVGEFMTIGDRDRAVHLLRTSLLDEGHTLTETTRLLADAFSLDVSLLPMSDDPVATIIHTPEGPMHFQEFWVAHGGEPAVEDVEFRGADGGEHGSRNGDAAPTAAVRDALAEPVVIGPSNPVTSLGPLLALDGVPEALAETTVVAVSPFVGEELFSGPAAKLMAAVGVEPSTAGVAESYPFADAFVIDDADPTALGRPTVTTDITIDDSKDSTRVAHAVEEALELGREAP; this is encoded by the coding sequence ATGGTGACGTTTCTCTCCGGGGGCACAGGAACACCGAAGCTGCTCCCCGGAGCCGAGTCGGTCTTCGATCCTGCCGACACCACAGTTGTCTGCAACACCGGCGACGATGTCGAGATCGCGGGCCATCTCGTCTGTCCGGATCTCGACACCGTGCTGTTCGAGCGCGGCGGCGTCCTCGACCGCGAACGGTGGTGGGGGATCGACGGCGACAGTACAAATACTCACGACGAACTCCGCGCGCTCTCCGAGGAATCAGGGTTCGACACCGGCCCGCGCTACCTGCCCGACGAGCGCCAGACCGACGGACGCGATCTCGCGCGCTGGCGACGCTTCTCGGGCGTGGGGGAGTTCATGACGATCGGCGACCGCGATCGGGCCGTCCATCTCCTCCGAACGAGCCTGCTTGACGAGGGCCACACGCTCACCGAAACCACCCGATTGCTCGCCGACGCGTTCTCACTCGACGTCTCACTACTCCCGATGAGCGACGATCCGGTGGCGACGATCATCCACACCCCCGAGGGGCCGATGCACTTTCAAGAGTTCTGGGTCGCCCACGGTGGCGAGCCGGCGGTCGAGGATGTCGAGTTTCGCGGGGCGGACGGAGGGGAACACGGCAGCCGGAACGGCGATGCAGCCCCGACGGCCGCGGTACGCGACGCGCTCGCGGAGCCGGTAGTGATCGGCCCCTCGAACCCGGTGACGAGCCTCGGGCCGTTGCTCGCGCTCGACGGCGTGCCCGAAGCGCTCGCAGAAACCACCGTGGTCGCGGTCTCGCCGTTCGTCGGCGAAGAGCTCTTCTCGGGACCGGCCGCGAAGCTGATGGCGGCGGTCGGCGTCGAGCCGAGTACCGCCGGCGTCGCCGAGTCCTACCCGTTCGCCGACGCGTTCGTGATCGACGACGCCGATCCCACGGCTCTCGGCCGGCCAACCGTGACGACCGACATCACGATCGACGATTCGAAGGACTCGACGCGCGTCGCGCACGCGGTCGAGGAAGCCCTCGAACTCGGTCGGGAGGCGCCCTGA
- a CDS encoding tRNA-dihydrouridine synthase: MFEPRLALASLSGESDAAWARAVEEHVGAAFLGGIALDEPSRRAARQLVARDRTEFLPDDPVAFVDAQLASLDDAPLRSGINVRSASRAPIHEVAEVCADHDALVEINAHCRQDELCAVGCGETLLRDAHRLCEYVETAVEAGATVSVKVRTEVPGVSLPDTARWVEGAGADVVHVDAMDSEPVIADVASATDAFVIANNGVRDAATAHEYLDHGADAVSVGRPSDRPAVLERVRSATDEWFAEPENETERVEPGASG, translated from the coding sequence ATGTTCGAGCCCCGACTCGCGCTGGCGAGCCTGAGCGGCGAGTCCGACGCCGCGTGGGCACGGGCGGTCGAAGAACACGTCGGCGCGGCTTTTCTCGGCGGGATCGCGCTCGACGAACCTTCTCGGCGGGCGGCGCGTCAGCTCGTCGCCCGCGACCGCACCGAGTTCCTGCCTGACGACCCGGTCGCGTTTGTCGACGCTCAACTCGCTTCCCTCGACGACGCACCGCTCCGTTCGGGGATCAACGTCCGGAGCGCGTCGCGCGCGCCCATCCACGAGGTCGCGGAAGTCTGCGCCGACCACGACGCCCTCGTCGAGATCAACGCCCACTGCCGTCAGGACGAGCTGTGCGCGGTCGGCTGTGGCGAGACCCTGCTCCGGGACGCCCACCGACTGTGCGAGTACGTCGAGACTGCCGTAGAAGCGGGCGCGACGGTGAGCGTGAAAGTCCGGACCGAGGTGCCAGGCGTCTCGCTCCCCGACACGGCCCGCTGGGTCGAGGGGGCGGGAGCCGATGTCGTCCACGTCGACGCGATGGATTCAGAGCCGGTGATCGCCGACGTCGCGAGCGCGACCGATGCGTTCGTGATCGCCAACAACGGCGTCCGCGATGCCGCGACAGCCCACGAATACCTCGATCACGGGGCTGACGCCGTGAGCGTGGGGCGGCCGAGCGACCGACCGGCGGTGCTGGAGCGCGTGCGGAGCGCGACCGACGAGTGGTTCGCGGAGCCGGAGAACGAGACTGAACGGGTCGAACCAGGTGCGAGCGGATGA
- a CDS encoding triphosphoribosyl-dephospho-CoA synthase, which yields MRTSAANAQLALLLEVTATPKPGNVDRVREYPDLRFEHFMAGAVGASQGLRMAAAGDPVGESFERAVEGMADQRGGNTQFGALLLLTPLIRAASGGSGSPSDNEELTPERAARVTEATTVADAAGFYRAFEHVDVAVDDPPADMEALDVRRGADAVPAVEERKLTLHDIFERSADRDGVAREWVSGFPRTFAAADRIAALDGPVPDRAARVFLELLADEPDTFVVTKHGDATAQEVSAAAQTALDGDLDPETLADDLVERGVNPGTTADLVAAGLFVALERGLDV from the coding sequence ATGAGGACGTCGGCCGCAAACGCCCAGCTCGCGCTCCTGCTCGAAGTCACCGCGACGCCCAAGCCGGGCAACGTCGACCGCGTGCGCGAGTACCCCGACCTCCGGTTCGAGCACTTCATGGCCGGCGCGGTCGGCGCGAGCCAGGGACTCCGGATGGCCGCAGCGGGCGATCCTGTCGGAGAATCGTTCGAGCGCGCTGTCGAGGGGATGGCCGATCAGCGCGGCGGCAACACCCAGTTCGGCGCGTTGCTGTTACTCACGCCACTGATTCGGGCGGCGAGCGGTGGAAGCGGATCGCCGTCCGACAACGAGGAACTGACGCCGGAGCGCGCCGCGCGCGTTACGGAAGCCACGACGGTCGCCGACGCCGCCGGGTTCTACCGGGCGTTCGAGCACGTCGATGTCGCGGTCGACGACCCGCCGGCGGACATGGAAGCCCTCGACGTCCGGCGGGGAGCCGACGCCGTGCCGGCGGTCGAGGAGCGGAAACTAACGCTGCATGATATATTCGAACGGAGCGCCGACCGCGACGGCGTCGCCCGCGAGTGGGTGTCGGGGTTCCCACGGACGTTCGCCGCGGCCGATCGCATCGCCGCGCTCGACGGCCCGGTTCCGGACCGCGCGGCGCGGGTCTTCCTCGAACTGCTCGCGGACGAACCCGATACGTTCGTCGTCACGAAGCACGGCGACGCCACCGCACAGGAGGTCTCGGCGGCCGCCCAGACGGCGCTGGACGGCGACCTCGACCCCGAAACTCTCGCCGACGATCTCGTCGAGCGCGGCGTGAACCCGGGAACGACCGCCGATCTCGTCGCCGCCGGGCTGTTCGTCGCGCTCGAACGCGGGCTCGACGTATGA
- a CDS encoding DUF447 domain-containing protein: protein MTESNESATENEAEWPVALRGVTEAVVATLGPNGLWNFAALGLHAGDPVTARTWGATRTRRNFREEGEGVVQFLADPVVFAESALSILERSSSIHPAADAWVRVAVERVDGGESGGTSWEEWELTPTESRVETERVPTTNRGYGAVIEATVAASRIDVDTYDTDELRDRLDYFSAVVDTCGGEREREAMRMVRDLTAWDGSRDEADE, encoded by the coding sequence ATGACCGAGTCGAACGAATCCGCGACCGAGAACGAGGCCGAGTGGCCCGTCGCGCTCCGGGGCGTGACCGAGGCCGTGGTGGCGACGCTCGGCCCCAACGGACTGTGGAACTTCGCGGCGCTCGGGCTCCACGCCGGCGATCCCGTGACCGCGCGCACGTGGGGCGCAACGCGGACCCGGCGCAACTTCCGCGAGGAGGGCGAAGGCGTCGTCCAGTTTCTCGCCGATCCGGTGGTGTTCGCCGAAAGCGCGCTCTCGATCCTCGAACGCTCTTCGTCCATCCATCCCGCGGCCGACGCGTGGGTCAGGGTCGCGGTCGAGCGGGTCGACGGTGGCGAGTCAGGGGGAACGTCGTGGGAAGAATGGGAACTCACCCCTACCGAGTCGCGCGTCGAAACCGAGCGCGTGCCGACCACCAACCGGGGCTACGGGGCGGTGATCGAAGCCACGGTCGCGGCCTCCAGGATTGATGTCGACACCTACGACACCGACGAACTCCGCGATCGCCTCGACTACTTTTCGGCAGTGGTCGACACCTGTGGCGGCGAGCGCGAACGCGAGGCGATGCGGATGGTTCGTGACCTCACAGCCTGGGACGGGAGCCGGGACGAAGCGGACGAGTGA
- a CDS encoding 30S ribosomal protein S17e, with protein MAIKPAYIKKTGTQLLERYPEAFSTDFEHNKESVTALTNVTSKNVRNRIAGYVTRKQQSNAAA; from the coding sequence ATGGCGATCAAACCGGCCTACATCAAGAAAACCGGCACACAGCTACTCGAACGGTATCCCGAGGCGTTCTCGACCGACTTCGAGCACAACAAAGAGAGCGTGACCGCGCTCACCAACGTGACCTCGAAGAACGTCCGCAACCGCATCGCGGGCTACGTCACCCGCAAGCAACAGAGCAACGCCGCGGCCTGA
- the asd gene encoding aspartate-semialdehyde dehydrogenase has protein sequence MSSTHVGVLGATGAVGQRLIQLLDPHPEFEIATLTASDDSAGKSYREAAKWRIETPIPDAVADLTVQATDPDAVPDDVDLLFSSLPSSVGKRVEPGFCEAGYVVSSNSSNARMDSDVPLTIPEVNHDHLDLLEVQRDERGWDGALVKNPNCSTITMVPTLAALDEFGLSTVHVATMQAVSGAGYAGVSSMEILDNVLPHIGGEEEKMETETRKLLGSFDGAAIDDHDVDVAASCNRVPTLDGHLENAWAETSETITADDAMAAMREAPSLDLHSSPDQLIEVFEDPNRPQPRLDRMVGGGMSVAAGGVRETSDGVQYNCLAHNTLRGAAGASVLNGELLVEDGWI, from the coding sequence ATGTCTTCCACACATGTCGGCGTTCTCGGAGCCACCGGGGCCGTCGGACAGCGGCTGATCCAGCTCCTCGATCCCCACCCCGAGTTCGAGATCGCGACCCTGACCGCAAGCGACGACAGCGCTGGCAAGTCCTACCGCGAGGCGGCGAAGTGGCGGATCGAGACACCGATCCCCGACGCCGTCGCAGACCTCACCGTCCAGGCGACCGATCCCGACGCCGTCCCCGACGACGTTGACCTCCTCTTCTCGTCGCTGCCCTCGTCGGTCGGCAAGCGAGTCGAACCAGGCTTCTGCGAGGCGGGCTACGTGGTCTCGTCGAACTCCTCGAACGCACGGATGGACAGTGATGTTCCGCTGACGATCCCGGAGGTCAACCACGACCATCTCGATCTCCTCGAGGTCCAGCGCGACGAGCGCGGCTGGGATGGGGCGCTCGTGAAGAACCCCAACTGCTCGACGATCACGATGGTCCCGACGCTCGCGGCGCTCGACGAGTTCGGCCTCTCGACTGTCCACGTCGCCACGATGCAGGCAGTCTCGGGCGCGGGCTACGCCGGCGTGAGTTCGATGGAGATCCTCGACAACGTACTCCCACATATCGGCGGCGAGGAGGAGAAAATGGAGACCGAGACCCGCAAACTCCTCGGTTCGTTCGACGGCGCGGCGATCGACGACCACGATGTCGACGTCGCGGCCTCGTGCAATCGCGTGCCGACGCTTGACGGTCACCTCGAAAACGCGTGGGCCGAAACCAGCGAAACCATCACCGCCGACGACGCGATGGCCGCGATGCGCGAGGCCCCCTCGCTTGACCTCCACAGCTCGCCCGATCAGCTCATCGAGGTCTTCGAGGACCCCAATCGTCCGCAGCCCCGCCTCGATCGGATGGTGGGCGGAGGGATGAGCGTCGCGGCGGGCGGCGTCCGCGAGACCAGCGATGGAGTGCAGTACAACTGTCTCGCGCACAACACCCTCCGTGGGGCGGCCGGCGCGAGCGTGCTCAACGGCGAGCTTCTCGTTGAAGACGGTTGGATCTGA
- a CDS encoding D-2-hydroxyacid dehydrogenase produces MDLYEVPSNGTTCAETIDNEAGIVADSNPDIAVLRRGVHGMPMAEYAAALRERLPGYDVRRAATPDEERDLLARATVVTGSTVDPSMLDHATNLRLFACLYAGYGHLPMAAFEEHGVSVTTASGVHRTNIAEHVLGFLLTFCRRHHEGWRRQQRREWRAYPTRELAGSTVTIVGLGALGGGVVERLAGFDVDTIGVRHSPEKGGATDEVLGTDDLHDALARTDYLVLAVPLTDETEGMIGAAEFDTLSPDAFVVNVARGPVIDTDALVSALRSNAIGGAGLDVTDPEPLPEDHPLWGFENVLITPHNAGHTPEYYERLADIVAENCRRVEDTGEYEGLKNQVV; encoded by the coding sequence GTGGACTTATACGAGGTGCCGTCGAATGGGACCACATGTGCCGAGACGATCGACAACGAGGCGGGTATCGTGGCTGATTCGAACCCCGACATCGCCGTGCTCCGGCGGGGCGTCCACGGGATGCCGATGGCGGAGTACGCGGCGGCGCTCCGCGAGCGCCTGCCGGGGTACGACGTTCGACGCGCCGCGACGCCCGACGAAGAGCGTGATCTGCTCGCCCGCGCGACGGTCGTCACCGGCTCGACCGTGGACCCGTCCATGCTCGATCACGCCACGAATCTCCGGCTGTTTGCGTGCCTGTACGCCGGCTACGGCCACCTCCCGATGGCGGCGTTCGAAGAGCACGGTGTGAGCGTAACCACCGCTTCCGGGGTCCACCGCACGAACATCGCCGAGCACGTCCTCGGCTTCCTCCTCACCTTCTGTCGTCGTCACCACGAGGGATGGCGACGCCAGCAGCGCCGCGAGTGGCGTGCCTATCCGACCCGCGAGCTCGCCGGCTCGACGGTCACGATCGTGGGCCTGGGCGCGCTCGGCGGCGGCGTCGTCGAGCGCCTCGCTGGGTTCGATGTCGACACCATCGGCGTTCGTCACTCTCCAGAGAAGGGCGGGGCGACCGACGAAGTCCTCGGGACCGACGACCTCCACGACGCGCTCGCCCGCACCGATTATCTCGTCCTCGCGGTCCCACTGACGGACGAAACCGAGGGGATGATCGGTGCGGCGGAGTTCGACACTCTCTCGCCCGACGCGTTCGTGGTGAACGTCGCGCGCGGACCCGTGATCGACACCGACGCGCTGGTGTCGGCGCTGCGTTCGAACGCCATCGGCGGCGCAGGGCTCGACGTCACCGACCCCGAACCCCTCCCGGAAGACCATCCGCTGTGGGGGTTCGAGAACGTGCTCATCACGCCACACAACGCGGGCCACACACCCGAATACTACGAGCGACTCGCGGACATCGTGGCCGAGAACTGCCGACGGGTCGAGGACACGGGTGAGTACGAGGGGCTGAAGAATCAGGTGGTCTAA
- a CDS encoding NAD(P)/FAD-dependent oxidoreductase: MERIDVAVVGGGPAGTAAAWTAARQGADAVVFEKGVPRADRDGPGPDSTDAAGMLDYWVDLMDLPEAIPDEVILRDLDGATFAGPNERMTIRDTGVDASYPEFGFTFHRARFDDWLRGRAESAGAGYRVGTAIKDVAIDPRDGHTLTLRDGHEIEAEYLILADGPQRTITRGVLSEFVAEDRLEDLASNRANHIAYQEYREFPSELFDDNHIKFWWGAMPGHTAYPWVFPNDGTVARVGLTMPIGLDLDDVKNREAYRLLRPDDTTVPSGKEYVQRLLETEYPDYDLEDFPLVEDRGKRGGVESYPISSTRPIDSPVGANVAIVGGAMGATSAFHEGGDHVAVRTGKIAGALAGAGALGAYNREWKRAIGEEVRRNVAMADVVRGFEPDDWDRTFRSIGRMLKDGRYSTYRTPLLGSGGFSVFTRYQRAKLGYRNGGYVQLTESEYAI; encoded by the coding sequence ATGGAGCGGATCGACGTGGCGGTGGTCGGCGGAGGCCCGGCGGGGACGGCGGCGGCGTGGACGGCCGCGAGGCAGGGTGCCGACGCGGTCGTCTTCGAGAAGGGCGTCCCGCGGGCCGACCGCGACGGCCCAGGCCCCGACTCGACCGACGCCGCCGGCATGTTGGACTACTGGGTCGACCTGATGGATCTCCCCGAAGCGATCCCCGACGAGGTGATCCTGCGCGACCTCGACGGCGCGACCTTTGCGGGACCGAACGAACGTATGACGATCCGCGACACCGGAGTGGATGCGTCGTACCCCGAGTTCGGGTTCACCTTCCATCGCGCGCGCTTCGACGACTGGCTCCGCGGACGGGCCGAGAGCGCCGGTGCAGGCTACCGGGTCGGCACCGCGATCAAGGACGTCGCGATCGACCCGCGGGACGGCCATACGCTCACCCTGCGCGACGGCCACGAGATCGAAGCCGAGTATCTGATCCTCGCCGACGGACCACAGCGGACGATCACGCGCGGCGTTCTCTCCGAGTTCGTCGCCGAGGATCGTCTCGAAGACCTCGCCTCGAACCGCGCGAACCACATCGCCTACCAGGAGTATCGAGAGTTCCCATCCGAGCTGTTCGACGACAACCACATCAAATTCTGGTGGGGGGCGATGCCGGGCCACACCGCGTATCCGTGGGTGTTCCCGAACGACGGCACGGTGGCCCGTGTGGGGCTGACGATGCCGATCGGACTCGATCTCGACGACGTAAAAAACCGAGAGGCGTACCGACTCCTCCGACCCGACGACACGACCGTCCCCTCCGGCAAGGAGTACGTCCAACGACTCCTCGAAACCGAGTATCCCGACTACGACCTCGAAGACTTCCCGCTGGTCGAGGATCGCGGCAAGCGCGGCGGCGTCGAGTCCTACCCCATCTCCTCGACTCGACCGATCGACTCGCCCGTGGGCGCGAACGTCGCGATCGTCGGCGGCGCGATGGGCGCGACCTCGGCGTTCCACGAGGGCGGCGATCACGTCGCGGTTCGGACTGGGAAGATCGCGGGCGCGCTCGCGGGAGCGGGCGCACTCGGGGCGTACAACCGCGAGTGGAAGCGCGCGATCGGCGAGGAGGTCCGCCGGAACGTCGCGATGGCCGACGTCGTCCGCGGGTTCGAGCCCGACGACTGGGATCGGACGTTTCGGTCGATCGGTCGGATGCTCAAGGACGGTCGGTACAGCACGTACAGGACGCCACTGCTTGGCTCCGGCGGTTTCTCGGTGTTCACGCGCTACCAGCGTGCGAAGCTCGGCTACCGGAACGGTGGGTACGTCCAGCTCACCGAATCGGAGTACGCGATCTGA
- a CDS encoding AbrB/MazE/SpoVT family DNA-binding domain-containing protein gives MSSETFVSESRVSGNQASIPAPIRRELDIDDGDLVRWIHEEDTVRIEVVRETEGTFADFEGYEGEPTDAPAERDGWGIE, from the coding sequence ATGAGCAGCGAGACGTTCGTCTCGGAGAGCCGGGTGTCGGGCAACCAGGCTTCGATTCCGGCCCCGATCCGCCGCGAGCTCGACATCGACGACGGTGATCTCGTGCGTTGGATCCACGAGGAGGACACCGTTCGCATCGAGGTCGTTCGCGAGACCGAGGGAACGTTCGCCGATTTCGAGGGCTACGAGGGCGAACCGACGGACGCTCCCGCCGAACGTGATGGCTGGGGCATCGAGTGA
- a CDS encoding PIN domain-containing protein, translating into MIASVKALFRTRERLSFVDVLIVAAARTAGIEYVYSFDDDFDGVTRLDMPANPYDPRSKVLVRPARSTRACRSPRPSTSTRTR; encoded by the coding sequence ATGATCGCCAGCGTGAAGGCGCTATTCCGCACGAGAGAACGGCTGTCGTTCGTCGACGTGCTGATCGTTGCTGCCGCACGAACGGCCGGTATCGAGTACGTGTACTCGTTCGACGACGATTTCGACGGCGTGACGCGACTCGACATGCCCGCGAATCCGTACGATCCGAGGAGTAAGGTGTTAGTTCGTCCCGCCCGTAGCACTCGTGCGTGCCGTAGTCCCCGCCCGAGTACGTCCACGAGGACGCGATGA